In one window of Shewanella goraebulensis DNA:
- the parE gene encoding DNA topoisomerase IV subunit B — protein sequence MTNQYTSDAIEVLNGLDPVKRRPGMYTDTTRPNHLGQEVIDNSVDEALAGHATKIDVVLHADNSLEVIDDGRGMPVDIHPEEGIPGVELILTKLHAGGKFSNDSYQFSGGLHGVGISVVNALSKRVEISVRRDAQVYEIAFEDGEKVEDLHVTGTCGRRNTGTRVHFWPDASYFDSGNFSISKLLYQLRAKAVLCPGLRIKFTNKQSGEVNEWYYESGLTDYLKEAVKGSVLLPEEPFIGEFSGKTDAAEWAITWLPEGGNSIYESYVNLIPTPLGGTHVNGFRQGLLESMREFCEFRNLVPRGIKLSPEDIWDKASFILSIKMQDPQFSGQTKEKLSSRQSSAFVSGIVRDAFALWLNSNTEQAEQLAELCISNAQRRLKAAKKVARKKVTSGPALPGKLTDCSGQDPMRGELFLVEGDSAGGSAKQARDREFQAIMPLRGKILNTWEVDASQVLASQEVHDISVAIGCDPDSEDISELRYGKICILADADSDGLHIATLLCALFMKHYRVLVEKGHVYIAMPPLFRIDLGKEVFYALDEGEKNGILDRIVAEKKKGKVQVTRFKGLGEMNPLQLRETTMDPNTRRLVQLTIDDNDDTMALMDMLLAKKRSPDRKVWLESKGDLAEI from the coding sequence ATGACCAATCAATACACTTCTGATGCCATCGAGGTTCTTAACGGACTCGATCCAGTAAAACGCCGTCCAGGTATGTACACCGATACCACTCGACCTAACCATTTAGGTCAAGAAGTCATCGATAACAGTGTCGATGAAGCTTTAGCTGGTCATGCAACTAAAATTGATGTGGTACTTCATGCGGATAATTCATTAGAAGTGATCGATGATGGCCGAGGTATGCCAGTAGACATTCACCCTGAAGAAGGGATACCTGGTGTCGAATTAATCCTGACCAAACTGCATGCTGGTGGTAAGTTCTCAAATGATAGTTACCAATTTTCTGGTGGTTTACATGGTGTGGGAATTTCAGTTGTCAACGCGCTATCTAAACGGGTTGAAATCAGCGTTCGTCGAGATGCGCAAGTTTATGAAATTGCCTTTGAGGATGGTGAGAAAGTAGAAGACCTGCATGTAACAGGAACTTGTGGCAGGCGGAACACGGGTACTCGTGTGCACTTTTGGCCTGATGCAAGCTACTTTGACTCGGGTAATTTTTCAATTTCCAAACTGTTATACCAATTACGTGCAAAAGCTGTGTTATGTCCAGGTTTACGTATTAAGTTCACTAATAAGCAAAGTGGTGAAGTGAATGAATGGTATTACGAAAGTGGTTTGACAGATTATTTGAAAGAAGCTGTGAAAGGATCCGTTCTTTTACCAGAAGAGCCATTTATTGGTGAGTTTTCAGGTAAAACGGACGCAGCTGAATGGGCTATTACTTGGCTTCCTGAAGGTGGGAACAGTATTTATGAGAGTTACGTTAACTTGATCCCGACGCCGTTAGGCGGAACCCATGTGAATGGTTTTAGACAGGGGTTATTGGAATCGATGCGTGAGTTCTGTGAATTCAGAAACCTAGTCCCTCGTGGTATTAAGCTATCACCTGAAGATATTTGGGATAAAGCATCGTTTATCTTATCGATTAAGATGCAAGACCCGCAGTTTTCTGGTCAAACAAAAGAGAAATTATCGAGCCGTCAAAGCTCGGCGTTTGTTTCTGGGATTGTTCGTGATGCATTTGCGCTTTGGTTAAACTCGAATACCGAACAAGCTGAACAATTAGCTGAATTATGCATTAGTAATGCCCAGCGCCGCTTAAAAGCAGCTAAAAAAGTGGCACGTAAAAAAGTCACCTCTGGCCCTGCTTTACCAGGGAAGTTAACAGACTGTAGTGGTCAAGATCCAATGCGTGGTGAGTTATTCCTTGTGGAGGGTGATTCAGCAGGCGGTAGTGCAAAACAAGCTCGTGATAGAGAGTTTCAGGCGATTATGCCGCTACGTGGTAAAATCTTAAATACTTGGGAAGTGGATGCATCTCAAGTGCTGGCCTCACAAGAGGTTCATGATATTTCAGTGGCCATAGGTTGCGATCCTGACAGCGAAGATATCTCAGAGTTGCGTTATGGCAAAATCTGTATTTTAGCGGATGCCGATTCTGATGGATTGCATATTGCAACCTTACTATGTGCTTTGTTTATGAAGCACTATCGCGTCCTAGTAGAAAAAGGCCATGTTTATATCGCAATGCCGCCGTTGTTCCGAATCGATTTAGGCAAAGAAGTATTTTATGCCCTAGATGAAGGCGAAAAAAACGGTATATTAGATAGAATTGTTGCGGAAAAGAAAAAAGGTAAAGTGCAGGTCACTCGATTTAAGGGATTGGGTGAAATGAATCCATTACAGTTACGTGAAACCACCATGGATCCGAATACACGTCGATTAGTCCAGTTAACGATTGATGATAATGACGATACGATGGCATTAATGGATATGCTTTTAGCTAAAAAGCGCTCACCAGATCGAAAAGTTTGGCTAGAGTCAAAGGGCGACTTAGCAGAGATCTAA
- a CDS encoding YqiA/YcfP family alpha/beta fold hydrolase, which produces MLLYIHGFNSSPQSDKAVETAQYIQHRFPNLPFIQPQLPSSPKEAMALLCGIVESAKAKGEPLRFIGSSLGGYFASYLAETYGGKAVLVNPAVKPFELFDEFLGPQYNPYTDEHYQVLPQHKLDVAEFNTEVIYRPDRFLVFLQTGDEVLDYRQALSKYHCCELHLEPNGDHSFIGYKNQLDKICEFLKIS; this is translated from the coding sequence ATGCTTCTCTATATACATGGATTTAATAGTTCTCCTCAATCAGATAAAGCAGTAGAAACGGCGCAGTATATTCAACACCGTTTTCCCAATTTACCCTTCATCCAACCTCAATTACCCTCATCGCCAAAAGAAGCGATGGCATTATTATGTGGTATTGTAGAGAGCGCGAAAGCGAAAGGTGAGCCTTTAAGGTTTATTGGGTCTTCTTTAGGTGGGTATTTTGCCAGCTATTTAGCTGAAACCTATGGCGGAAAAGCCGTTCTGGTCAATCCAGCGGTGAAACCATTTGAGTTATTTGATGAGTTTCTCGGCCCTCAATATAACCCGTATACCGACGAGCATTATCAAGTATTGCCGCAACATAAATTAGATGTGGCCGAATTCAATACTGAAGTGATATATCGTCCTGACCGTTTCTTAGTATTTTTGCAAACTGGCGATGAAGTGTTAGATTATCGTCAAGCGTTATCTAAGTATCATTGTTGTGAGCTTCATTTAGAGCCCAATGGTGATCACAGTTTTATTGGCTATAAAAATCAGCTAGATAAGATATGTGAATTTTTAAAGATTTCTTAA